gCTACAGGCTCTACTCAGAACCCTGCAAGCAAATCCACGCAACTATAAGGTCGCTCTGCTCAGTTATGAAGATTTCCGTCACATGGATCCCATTACCGCGGTTAGTCTAGCCGGCACAATACTTCAATTTATCGAGCTAGGTGCGAAAGTTGCAAGTCGTGTTGCCGATTTTAGCTCTGCCGTTGATGGTGTTCCTAGACCCTTCAAGCAGATCCGCACAGAGCTACCCCTTATACTTGATGGCGTGAGAAGAATACAGCGCAATATAGATAATGGCTTAATTGATACAGAGACCCAAGAAGCACTCATGCCAGTAGTCAGGGGCTGCTTGGTAGAGGCACAGCATCTGGATAAGCTCATCGAGAAGGCCCTTCCGTCGACTGACGATTCTTCTTGGGAACGaaagatgaaggcaataAAGAGCTTAACTTATGACAAAAAGATTGAAGAAATTGCAGAGTCGCTTGAAAGTTACACCAAGACTTTAATCTTCCATCAAGTAATCGACAACTTCAATAACCTCAAAGTCGAGCAGTACCGTTCGACAGAAACCCCTCATTTGTTGGGCGGGATGAGATTTTTGCAGAAATTGATCAAGCATTCGCAGTCCAAGGAGGAAGTCAACCAAAGGCAGCTCTCTGCGGCCTAGGAGGCATAGGGTAAGTTAAACTCTCCCAATAATGACGATTATTTTTTCTAACATACCTAAAGAAAATCCCAAGTAGCGTTAGAGTACTGCTACCGGAGACGTTCAAAAGGCAGATGTTCCATACTATGGGTAAACGCTGCTACAGTGGCTCGTTTCGAAGAGTCATTCAATCGAATTGCTAGCGAATGTGGTATAACCACCCCAGATGGTGCTCAATCTGATGCGGCATTACTGTTGAAGAATTGGCTTGAAGTTCGGCACGTGGGCCCATGGCTCATGGTTGTTGACAATGTGGATAATGAAGA
The Trichoderma asperellum chromosome 7, complete sequence DNA segment above includes these coding regions:
- a CDS encoding uncharacterized protein (EggNog:ENOG41), with the protein product MDPITAVSLAGTILQFIELGAKVASRVADFSSAVDGVPRPFKQIRTELPLILDGVRRIQRNIDNGLIDTETQEALMPVVRGCLVEAQHLDKLIEKALPSTDDSSWERKMKAIKSLTYDKKIEEIAESLESYTKTLIFHQVIDNFNNLKVEQYRSTETPHLLGGMRFLQKLIKHSQSKEEVNQRQLSAA